The Streptomyces sp. BHT-5-2 genomic interval TGGCCGCCGTCGTCCTCGGCGCCTGCTTCGGCACCTTCTTCATGGCCTTCCACGCCAACCAGGGCCCCCGGATGGGCCTGCCGCAGATGATCCAGTCGCGGGCCCAGTTCGGCATCCGCGGCGCCATCGTCCCGTTCACCGCCGTGGTCTTCGTCTACGTCGGCTTCAACGTCTTCAACGTCGTCCTGGCCGCCCAGGGCCTGCGGACCGTCTTCCCCGGCGGCACCACGCTCTGGTACGTGCTGATCATCGGCGTCGCCATCCTGCTCGCCGTCGTCGGCCACGACCTGCTGCACCTCGTCCAGCGCTGGCTCACCTATGTGCTGATCGCGGTCTTCGGCGTGCTGACCGTCGGCGCGCTGATCCAGCTCGACCCGCACTCCGCGGCCGCCGCCGGGCACGCCGCGCACGGCTCCTGGACGTCCTTCCTGGTCGTCTTCTCCGCCGCGGCCGGCTACCAGATCAGCTACGCCGTCTACGTCTCGGACTACTCCCGCTACCTGCCCCGCGACGTCTCCGCGCGCAAGGTCATCTGGTGGACCTACGCGGGCGCGGCCGGCTCCGCCGCCTGGCTCATGTCGCTGGGTGCCCTGCTCGCCTCGGCGCTGCCGCACCCGGACGCGATCAGCGGCATCCGCCAGGTCGGCAACGCCGTCGTCCCCGGCTTCGGCACCTTCGCGGTGGTCGTCTCCTCCGTCGCCCTGGTCGGCATCATGGCCGTCAACGCCTACGGCGCGATGCTCACCACCACCAGTGCGATCGACGCCTTCCGCGCGGTCAAGCCGACCGTCCGGATCCGGATCGCCGGCATCGTGGCCATCGGCCTGATCGTCTTCACCGTGGCGATGCTGCTCCCGGAGAACTACCTGGAGAGCTTCAACACCTTCGTGCTGATGATGCTCTACTTCCTGATCCCGTGGACGGCGGTCAACCTCGTCGACTTCTACTGGGTCCGGCGCGGCCACTACGCGGTCACCGCCATCTTCGACCCGTCCGGCATCTACGGCCGCTGGTCCTGGCGCGGTATCGCCGCCTACGCCGCGGGCTTCGTCGCGATGATCCCGTTCTTCTCCACGTCCTTCTACACCGGCCCGGTCACCGAGGCGCTGGGCGGCGCGGACCTGTCCTTCGTGCCCGGCCTGCTGGTCGGCGGCGGCCTGTACTACCTGCTGACCCGCAACCTCGACCTGGTGGCGGAGGCGGCGGCGGTCGCCGCGAGCGAGCGCGAGCTGGAGGGCGCCGACCCGGACGGGCCGGCGGCCGTGGCCTCGCCCGCCTGAGCCGCGGGGCGGGGCGGCGCGGTCCGCCCGGGGTCGCCGCGCACCAGCGGATGAGCCGGCCACTTCCGCCCGCTATGGTCGGTCGGTAGGGACACGTTCCGCCGACCGACCGGCGTTCTCCGGCCCCGTCCGGCCATCCGGCCGCCCGGCTGAAGGGAAGTGAGCGCACCATGCAGGTGGCGTTTCTGGTGGCCCCCGAGGGCACCGAGCAGGTCGAGTTGACCAGGCCCTGGCAGGCGGTCACCGCCGCGGGCGGCACCCCCACGCTGGTCTCCACCCGGTCGGGCCGGATCCAGGCGTTCCACCACCTCGACCGGGCCGACAGCTTCCCCGTCGACCGGACCGTGGACGCCGCGTCGGTCGCCGACTTCGACGCCCTGGTCCTTCCCGGGGGCGTGGCCAACCCCGACGCCCTCCGTATGGACAAGGGCGCCGTCTCCTTCACCGCGTCGTTCTTCGAGACCGGCAAACCGGTCGCCGCGATCTGCCACGCCCCCTGGCTCCTGATCGAGGCCGGCGTGGTCCGCGGCCGCACCCTCACCTCCTGGCCCAGCCTGTGCACCGACATCCGCAACGCCGGCGGCACCTGGGTCGACAAGCAGGTCGTCGTCTGCACCCAGGCCGAGAACACCCTCGTCACCAGCCGCAGACCCGGGGACCTGCACGCCTTCTGCAAAACCCTGGTCGAGGAGTTCGCCCGCTGACGGAGTCATGCGGGCGGGGGCACCCGCCCGTGCGTACCGCGGCTACACCTGCCCTTGCGCACCGCGGCCGCGTCCCGTTCCCGCGGATCCGGCGCGGCCGACGGCACCGCCGCGGCCTCTTTCGGAGTGGCTGTTGCGGTGTGGCGTCTCTGCGGAGTATCTGGAACATCCCGCCCCTGTACGGGCGTTGGGCCCCGCAGGGGGCCCGCTCGCCCCCTAGGGAACATCCCCCACCCCACCCCTCACTCCACCCCCCACCCGTCCCCGATCACCACCACCGCCGACTCCCCGGGCAGGTGCAACACCCCGTCGTCGTTCGGGAGGAGCGGGTGCGGCCAGCCCGCCGCTGCGTGGAAGGCGGAGGAAATGGAGGCGGAGGTGGCGGCGGAGGCAGTGGTGGAGGAGACGGAAGGGGCCGGTGGGGCGCACGGGCCGAGGGGGATGGCAGCAGTGCTGTCGTCGGCGAGGTTGACGGCCAGGTGGAGGGGGCCGCGGCGGAGCAGGAGCCAGCGGGCGGACTCGTCGTGGGTAACCTGGGTGCGGGACGGGTCGGGGTCGGTCAGGGCGGGGTGGGCGCGACGGAGGGCGAGGAGGGTGCGGTACCACGACAGCAGGGCGGCGTGCGGTCCGGCGGACGGCTCGGCCCAGTTCAGGACGCAGCGGTCGCGGGTGGCCGGATCCTGGGGGTCCGGCCAGTTCGCGCCGAGGCCGTCCCCGTGCGCCGCGCCGCCCTCCTGCGCGGCGAACTCGCGCCGCCGGCCGGCCCGTACGGCCTCGGCCAGCTCCGGGTCCGGGTGGTCGGTGAAGTACTGCCATGGAGTCCGCGCGCCCCACTCCTCGCCCATGAACAGCATCGGGGTGAACGGGGAGCAGAGCACCAGCGCCGCGGCGCAGGCGAGCAGGCCGGGCGAGAGCGTCGCGGTGAGCCGGTCGCCGTACGCGCGGTTGCCGATCTGGTCGTGGGTCTGGGCGTAGGCGAGCAGCCGGTGCGGCGGGGTCGTCCGCA includes:
- a CDS encoding type 1 glutamine amidotransferase domain-containing protein produces the protein MQVAFLVAPEGTEQVELTRPWQAVTAAGGTPTLVSTRSGRIQAFHHLDRADSFPVDRTVDAASVADFDALVLPGGVANPDALRMDKGAVSFTASFFETGKPVAAICHAPWLLIEAGVVRGRTLTSWPSLCTDIRNAGGTWVDKQVVVCTQAENTLVTSRRPGDLHAFCKTLVEEFAR
- a CDS encoding cytosine permease, which produces MDPTAPLEGTSGGRGSRVIEVRSIDYVPVRERHGKVWHQGPFWFTGNFVLTTMVTGFLGPALGLGLPASVAAVVLGACFGTFFMAFHANQGPRMGLPQMIQSRAQFGIRGAIVPFTAVVFVYVGFNVFNVVLAAQGLRTVFPGGTTLWYVLIIGVAILLAVVGHDLLHLVQRWLTYVLIAVFGVLTVGALIQLDPHSAAAAGHAAHGSWTSFLVVFSAAAGYQISYAVYVSDYSRYLPRDVSARKVIWWTYAGAAGSAAWLMSLGALLASALPHPDAISGIRQVGNAVVPGFGTFAVVVSSVALVGIMAVNAYGAMLTTTSAIDAFRAVKPTVRIRIAGIVAIGLIVFTVAMLLPENYLESFNTFVLMMLYFLIPWTAVNLVDFYWVRRGHYAVTAIFDPSGIYGRWSWRGIAAYAAGFVAMIPFFSTSFYTGPVTEALGGADLSFVPGLLVGGGLYYLLTRNLDLVAEAAAVAASERELEGADPDGPAAVASPA